The following proteins are co-located in the Palaemon carinicauda isolate YSFRI2023 chromosome 3, ASM3689809v2, whole genome shotgun sequence genome:
- the LOC137634580 gene encoding general transcription factor II-I repeat domain-containing protein 2A-like, which translates to MVDAVSVVCPEVISKVEAISLSRRTIVRRIDAIAMNIQDQVLTASVSFQWFSIALYESNDIQDTAQVLIYIRGIDENFEITEELLSMESLKDTVTGKDLHNSVINSLIRSRLSLDKLASITTDGAPSLIGKHCGLVTLMNDKIKEDFPSHSVLSFHCLIHQESLCRSSFKLKHVMDPMVRAVNLIRARGLNHRQFRSFLEDIEADFTDVLYHTNIRWLSMGKVLKRMWDVKEEVVLFFNMKDISCDFSREMECDEWLKEQNLVHFPLLKTRTVTQALSDKYSYQLTALRDEFIRRFADFKAIEGQFDLLSSPSACDVETAAEELQVELIDLQADNSLRRLFENKPLVEFYASLHSEKFINLKNFARKMFVIFASTYICEQTFSILKVNKSKNRSLLTDSNLQSVLRISTSNLTPNFNKLTWSGFFALLSIPIGSIPINPESMWTSVWGEENHLYI; encoded by the exons aTGGTTGATGCTGTCAGTGTTGTGTGTCCTGAAGTAATATCTAAAGTGGAAGCCATATCTCTGTCACGAAGAACTATTGTTCGTCGCATAGATGCAATTGCAATGAATATTCAAGATCAGGTGTTAACAGCCAGTGTTAGTTTTCAGTGGTTTTCTATTGCTTTATATGAGAGTAATGACATTCAGGATACTGCCCAGGTACTCATTTATATCAGAGGAATTGACGAAAACTTCGAAATTACAGAGGAATTGTTATCTATGGAGTCTCTCAAAGACACTGTTACTGGAAAAGATTTACACAATAGTGTCATTAACAGTCTAATCAGGTCTAGATTAAGCCTGGATAAATTGGCAAGTATTACAACTGATGGTGCTCCTTCACTCATAGGTAAACACTGTGGCCTTGTGACCttgatgaatgataaaatcaaagaagattttcCATCGCACAGTGTGTTGTCTTTTCACTGCCTCATACATCAAGAAAGCCTCTGTAGATCATCTTTTAAACTCAAACACGTTATGGATCCAATGGTGCGTGCAGTGAACTTAATAAGAGCACGGGGACTGAATCACAGGCAATTCCGAAGCTTCTTGGAAGACATCGAGGCTGATTTTACTGATGTGCTGTACCACACAAATATCCGATGGTTAAGTATGGGGAAAGTATTGAAGAGGATGTGGGACGTTAAAGAAGAGGTtgtcttgttttttaatatgaaagacatttcttgtgacttttcaagggaaatggagtgtgacgaatgg cttaaagagcaaaacttggttcattttcctctgttgaaaacacgAACTGTTACACAAGCACTATCAGACAAATACAGTTACCAGTTGACGGCTCTAAGAGATGAATTTATCAGAAGATTTGCCGATTTCAAGGCAATTGAAGGGCAGTTTGATTTGCTCAGCTCACCTTCTGCCTGTGACGTTGAAACAGCTGCTGAAGAACTGCAGGTAGAACTGATTGATTTGCAAGCCGACAACTCTTTAAGGAGGCTCTTTGAAAATAAACCACTGGTCGAGTTTTATGCATCTCTGCACTCAGAAAAgtttataaatctgaaaaattttgcaagaaagatgtttgtgatatttgcatcaacttacatatgtgagcagactttttctatattgaaagttAACAAGTCAAAGAACAGGTCACTTCTCACAGACTCGAATCTTCAGTCAGTGTTAAGAATCAGTACAAGCAACTTGACACCTAATTTCAACAAACTG
- the eEF2 gene encoding translation elongation factor 2: MVNFTVEEIRGLMDKKRNIRNMSVIAHVDHGKSTLTDSLVSKAGIIASSRAGETRFTDTRKDEQERCITIKSTAISMYFKLSDENIALIKCKDQKEEGENGFLINLIDSPGHVDFSSEVTAALRVTDGALVVVDCVSGVCVQTETVLRQAIAERIKPVLFMNKMDRALLELQLEQEELYQTFQRIVENVNVIIATYNDDQGPMGEMRVDPSKGSVGFGSGLHGWAFSVKEFADIYASLFKVPAEKLMNKMWGENFFNKKTKKWSTTKSPDNERAFNTYILDPIFKLFDAIMNFKKDETQKLLDTLKIKLSPEDREKEGKPLLKVVMRTWLPAGDTLFHMITIHLPSPVTAQKYRAEMLYEGPSDDACCSGIKNCDAEAPLMMYVSKMVPTTDKGRFYAFGRVFSGKVGSGQKVRIMGPNYLPGKKEDLYEKSIQRSILMMGRFIEAIEDVPAGNICGLVGVDQYLVKTGTITTSKDAHNMKVMKFSVSPVVRVAVEPKNPSDLPKLVEGLKRLSKSDPMVQCIIEESGEHIVAGAGELHLEICLKDLEEDHACIPLKKTDPVVSYRETVSAESTELCLSKSPNKHNRLYMKATPMPDGLADDIENGKVTPRDDPKNRKTFLCENYSFDATDAMKIWTFGPESTGANLLVDVTKGVQYLNEIKDSCVAGFQWATKEGVLCDENMRAVRFNLHDVTLHADAIHRGGGQIIPTTRRVLYACVLTAEPRLQEPVYLCEIQCPEAAVGGIYGVLNRRRGVVFEEMQVAGTPMFVVKAHLPVNESFGFTADLRSNTGGQAFPQCVFDHWQEMPGNPLDQNPNCKPYNIVMETRKRKGLKEGLPDLANYLDKL; the protein is encoded by the exons ATG GTGAACTTCACAGTCGAAGAGATCCGTGGGTTGATGGACAAGAAGCGGAACATCCGTAACATGTCCGTCATTGCCCACGTAGATCACGGGAAATCAACTCTGACAGACTCACTTGTGTCCAAAGCTGGTATTATAGCATCTTCAAGAGCAGGAGAAACACGTTTTACGGACACACGAAAAGATGAGCAAGAGCGTTGCATTACCATCAAATCAAC TGCCATCTCTATGTACTTTAAACTAAGTGATGAAAATATTGCTTTGATTAAGTGCAAGGACCAGAAGGAAGAAGGTGAAAATGGTTTCTTGATCAATCTTATCGATTCACCTGGTCACGTAGATTTTTCATCTGAAGTAACAGCAGCCTTGCGTGTAACTGATGGAGCTCTTGTTGTGGTCGATTGTGTTTCTG GTGTATGTGTGCAGACTGAAACTGTATTGCGTCAGGCCATTGCTGAGAGAATTAAGCCCGTTCTTTTCATGAACAAGATGGACCGCGCTTTGTTGGAATTGCAGTTGGAACAAGAAGAACTTTACCAAACATTCCAG AGGATTGTTGAAAACGTCAACGTTATTATTGCCACCTACAACGATGATCAAGGACCCATGGGAGAAATGCGTGTAGACCCTAGCAAGGGATCTGTAGGTTTCGGTTCAGGTCTCCATGGTTGGGCCTTCTCTGTAAAAGAGTTTGCAGATATTTATGCCTCCCTCTTCAAAGTTCCAGCTGAGAAGTTGATGAACAA GATGTGGGGAGAAAACTTTTTCAACAAGAAAACCAAGAAGTGGTCAACCACCAAGAGTCCTGACAATGAGCGTGCCTTCAACACCTATATTTTGGACCCAATCTTCAAGCTCTTTGATGCCATCATGAATTTCAAG AAAGACGAAACTCAAAAACTTTTGGATACTTTGAAGATCAAGTTATCCCCTGAGGATCGTGAAAAGGAAGGTAAACCCCTTTTGAAGGTTGTAATGCGTACATGGCTTCCTGCTGGAGATACTCTCTTCCACATGATTACCATTCATCTTCCATCTCCTGTAACTGCTCAGAAGTACAGAGCTGAAATGTTGTACGAGGGTCCAAGCGATGATGCCTGCTGCTCTGGTATTAAGAACTGTGATGCTGAAGCCCCACTTATGATGTACGTGTCCAAGATGGTACCAACAACTGATAAGGGCCGATTCTATGCCTTTGGACGTGTCTTCTCCGGCAAAGTTGGTTCTGGCCAGAAGGTTCGTATTATGGGTCCCAACTACCTTCCTGGAAAGAAGGAGGACTTGTATGAAAAGTCCATCCAGAGATCTATCCTCATGATGGGTCGGTTTATTGAAGCTATTGAAGATGTTCCAGCTGGTAACATTTGTGGTCTTGTAGGTGTTGATCAGTACTTGGTCAAGACTGGTACTATTACCACCAGCAAGGATGCTCATAACATGAAGGTTATGAAGTTCAGTGTATCTCCTGTTGTCCGAGTTGCAGTCGAGCCAAAGAACCCATCTGACCTGCCCAAGCTTGTGGAAGGCCTGAAGCG TCTGTCAAAGTCTGATCCTATGGTACAGTGTATCATTGAAGAATCTGGAGAGCATATTGTTGCTGGTGCCGGAGAACTTCACTTGGAAATCTGTTTGAAG GATCTGGAAGAAGATCATGCTTGCATTCCATTGAAGAAGACTGATCCTGTAGTATCATACAGAGAAACTGTAAGTGCAGAATCAACTGAGCTCTGTTTGTCTAAGTCTCCCAACAAGCATAACAGACTGTACATGAAGGCCACTCCAATGCCTGATGGCTTAGCTGATGATATTGAAAATGGTAAGGTTACTCCTCGTGATGatcccaagaacaggaagaccttCTTGTGCGAGAATTACAGTTTCGATGCTACCGATGCAATGAAGATTTGGACCTTCGGTCCAGAGTCAACTGGAGCCAATCTGCTGGTTGATGTCACCAAGGGTGTTCAGTACCTCAATGAAATTAAGGACTCCTGCGTTGCTGGCTTCCAATGGGCTACTAAGGAAGGTGTTCTCTGTGATGAGAACATGAGGGCTGTAAGATTCAATTTACATGATGTTACCTTACATGCTGATGCTATCCATCGTGGTGGTGGTCAGATCATTCCTACCACCCGTCGTGTATTGTATGCCTGTGTTCTAACAGCTGAGCCTCGCCTCCAAGAACCAGTATATCTCTGTGAAATCCAGTGTCCAGAAGCTGCTGTCGGTGGTATCTATGGTGTACTCAATAGGCGTAGAGGTGTTGTCTTTGAAGAAATGCAGGTTGCTGGTACCCCTATGTTTGTTGTTAAAGCTCATCTTCCTGTAAATGAATCCTTTGGCTTCACTGCTGACTTGCGTTCCAACACTGGTGGACAGGCCTTCCCACAGTGTGTGTTTGATCACTGGCAAGAGATGCCTGGCAATCCTTTGGATCAAAATCCCAACTGCAAACCTTACAATATTGTTATGGAAACCAGAAAGAGGAAGGGTCTTAAAGAAGGCTTACCCGATCTTGCCAATTATTTGGACAAACTGTAA